Within the Cervus canadensis isolate Bull #8, Minnesota chromosome 17, ASM1932006v1, whole genome shotgun sequence genome, the region CCAGTCAGGCCCAGGCCCAGCCAGGGAGGACCTGGAATACAGATGGGCCGCCACCCACCACAGCCTCTTACAGCCCCAAGGGCACCCAGCAGGACTGCAGGTACCCTGCAGCTTCCAGACAGGACTACAGGGCCACTGCGCCCCAGGAGGTGCAACCAGACACCAGCTCAGCCGCAAACACTCGGGCGAGCTATCTGTCTAAACAGCAAACAGAGTTTCAAAGAGAACGGCCGATGTCTATTTGGCAAACCCCCAACAGGTCCCTCTCTTTCTCATGAGGATCCTTGGGAGAAACACACATGACAAGGCCCTGACAACTGTTGAGGCCCACTGTCTGCAGGGATAGAGGAGCACCCACTCTACAGAAGAGGAGCAAAGAGAGGctcgtgaaagtgaagtccctggccggagggaagagggaagagatTCGAACAGGAGATTGTCTGAGCCCTCCAGGCACGGGGGTTATCAACCATCTGCTCAGGGGTCACCGATAAGGAAGTGACATTTGCTGGGGCAGGAGAAGCAGGGCAAACGTGGGCCGGAATCAAGAACGGGGAGTCAGCAGTGTCTGTTGATGAATATTATCGGCCAAAATGACCACAGGCCAGAGACGTGAGCCAACCCCGTGGCCTGAGCAGTACATGACCCCCGCAGCACCACCCAGGCAACTGACAACTGACATTGCAATCTCAGTTGCCTTCTCAGGAATTGCTcagaacctctctgagcctctagtTGCTtgactgtaaaatggggataatactgCCTCGCAGGGTTCCTGTGAGGGTAAGCTGAGAGGGCAAAGAATCTGAAGCACCACTCTGGTATCTGATTCCACTTTCACCACCACCCAGACTGGGGCCTGTTATCTGCCTCATCTCCAGCTTGCTCTCCACCCAAAACTACAGGTCCAAGGCCAGAAGAGTGGCTTTGAAGAGAAGGGCCTTCCCTTGTCTCCAGACATCCCACTCATACTGTTGGGAGACCATCTCAAGGCCATGCTCAACTTTGAGACAAAACGAAATTGACAACAATCCCACTGATGACTGAAACTTGTGATCATGACGCTGAGTGCTTATTTCACCCCGACAGAAAGCTGTGCCCCCACAGAATCTGTGGCAGTCCTGTGTGCACGGGTCTTGGGGGAGCGTGGACTCTACAGGGAAAACTACAGCTCCaatcctccctgcccctcagtgGGCTGGGAAACCTCAGGTGGGATCCAGTCCTCCACACCTGCTCTGCTCACAGCAGCCGCGAACGAAGACAGGGTCTGCGTCTCCTTGTCCAAAATAATGCCAGAACTTCTCTGCCAATGTGCCCTGACACTTTAGTGCCCTGCAGAGAAACACCCTCGCCAAGTGTCACTGATGACGCAGCTGAAAACCAGAAACATTTTGCTTCCTAGCCAGAGACTGCCGCAGTCCTCCACTTCCTACGGCACttggggaaaccgaggcccagaaaTCTGTCCCTCCCaagccccacccctccacccccgccccagaaAACAAGACCAGAGAGGCTGAGACTGGGACTCCTCATTCCCCAAATGGTGCAAACCACCTAACTCTGAACTACTCCCACTGGCCTTAAGGAGCTtgctggtgggaggtggggtggataGAGAGTCACTGGAGAGAAACCCAAGTTGTAGCCTTAGATTGCTAATCAGTAATGAAATATCCCTCTACACCTAGCCCTGCCCCAACTCACAGGCTAGGAAGGTAAATAAAACCTGCACTGGGCTAGTGCCCCACCTCCCCCGGGTCCAGTTCCCACCCCAGCCACCACCCCGAGGCACCTGCAGAGGCCACTTGGCCACCAAAGCAAAGAGAGCATGTCCCGTCCCCACCCGGCTCCCAGGCTGTCACTCAGGGGAAGAACAGTCATTTAAGGCCTAGATACATTTTCTCTGAACTAGGTAAGCctttaaagaaaaccagaaaggGCTGTTTAATCTCCACCTTCAGGCAAATAGTTCAGGGAGCAGGAACAGCCACCAGAGGCAGGAGCCAAGCCACCAAAAATGTGGAAagacagggaggagggagaggagtgaGGCAGGGGGACAGCCACCGATCAGAGAGCTGGGGACGGGGAGGGCGACCAGCTGCGACAGAGCCCTCTGCCCGGGGGCCCAGCAGTCAAGTGGGCTGGAATACAGTAGCTGGGCTTTCCCGAGGCCAAAGGTCCTCCCACCCACAGCCGAGCAGCTGCTGCCAACCTCCGCACTTCCTGTAAGGTGAGCAGTAATTTACAGACCCCTTCAGAGGCTTTTATCTCTGCCTCAAATCCGGGAGGTAGGGATTACCGGCTCCattctacagataaggaaactgaggctcgagGAGATATAATGCCAGGATCCAGTCCAAGCCTATATTCCTCTGGGAAATATTAAGAGCCTCAGTTGAGAAAGCTcccccggggcggggggcgctgAGAAAGGCAGGAGTAATAGCAAACCAGGAAGATTCTTCCACCCCAGTACTCGGGCCCAGCTGCCTGTGACCCCTTCCCTGGGGCAGACAGCACGGAGAAGCCCAGGTGGAATGCCAGCTCTGCCCAGGCACACAGGTGATCATTGCTTGGGGGCTGCCTGTTGTTCCAAGAAGAGGGAAAATTTCGCTTTCGCTCAAAGGGCCTATCACTTCCCTCCTCCCCGCGCCCCCTCCCATTAAAAACTTCCCGGTCCCGGGCCAGGGTTTCCAGGCAGAGCTGCGGCACCTCCAGCCAGCCCTATGGTCCCAGATTCTGAGACCGATAAACTCCGCAGGGGAGAAACTtttgaggagcctgggggtcccGGACCGGCTGCGGATTCAGCGCGGCAGGGACACGCCCCCATCGCTTAACCGGAAAATTCggcacctaaaaaaaaaaaaagccccaccGCGGGCTGGCTGGCGATCTCTCCGACGCCAGCCGGAGGAGGGGTCCGGAGTGGCGGCCGCCCGCGGCGGAAGGGGCTCTGGGCCCGAGACGCGCCCTACCCGGCGGGCGCCCTCCTTACCGTGCAAGCCGTTGGGGATGCTTCGGTGGTGCGGCGGCGGCGCCGAAAGGTCGTCCAGGGACCGGCGCGTGGCGACCGCCTTGCCGTCCGGGGCCTTGGGCGGCCCGGGAGGCAGCAGCGGCGGCGGGACGTGGTGGTGATGGTCTGGGCTGCCGCCGCTGCCCGCGCTCGACGTGCTGCTGCCGTCGCCCACGTCCCGGGTACCCGCGCCCGCCGCGCCGCCGGGCAGCGGCCCGCTCAAGCTGGCCTGGCTGTCGATGGAGCTGCGGGAGCCGGCGCCGCCGgcgccaccgccgccgcccgcgccgcccGCGCCCCCCGCCAGCGCCGCGCGCTCCTCGTCCAGCAGCAGCACCAGTTCTTTGAGCTCCAGGTTCTCGCGCAGCAGGGCCTCCTGGCGCGCCTCAAGCTCGCGGAGCTTCTGCTGCGAGCGGGCCACCTCGTGCCACACGGCGCCGGCCGCGTGGCGCCCGAAGCGCTGCCACTCGCGCGCCAGCTTGCGCCCCTTCTGCCGGTCGTCGTCGAGGAAGCAGCACAGCTCGCGCAGCTCCTGGTTGTCGTCCTGCAGCCGCTGGTTCACGTCCTTGAGGCCGCGGATCTCCAGCAAGTGCTGCTGCAGCCTCCGGTTCACGTCGCGCATCAGGCCGCCGTGCTCCAGCATGAGGCCCACCTTCTCGCCCTCCGCGCGCCGCAGCCTCCGCGCCAGCTCCTCCTTGCTCCAGCGCAGCAGCTCCTCGTCCGGCACCTGGCTCAGCTCCTCcgacgccgccgccgccgctgccgccgggGGCTTCGCCATGGCGGGGCCGTCACCGCGGCATCGCCCGCGCCCTCGCCCGGCCGGCGCTCCCCGTTCCGGGGCTGCGCTGGGCCGGTCCGCGCGCgggcggcggggtggggtgggggtggtggtggcggcCGGGGGGCGCGTGCGGCCCGCCCCGCGCTGCCTCGCGCGCCCTCACGCAGCGCCTGCCCGCCGCCCGGGGCGCCCGGGGGAATCGGTGCGTCTCGAGACTCGGCGAGCTGGGAACGCTGCTGCGTCGGCGGCCGTGGTGCCGGGCTCTCTCCCGGCTCGGGCTAAGCAGGCGGAGGCCCGCCCCCGGCCCAGCTCCGGAGCCCCAGCCGCCCCGCCTACTCCGGGCGGGGAAGGGGCTGGGCGCACGCGGTCCGGGCCCCGCCTCCTGGGGGGAGCGAGCGGGCGGGCGGGCAGAGGCGCGGCGGGTCCCCACGTCTCCCCCGCGCCGTGCGCCCGCCCTCCCGGCGCCCAGCCAGAGGCGCGCTCGAGCCGTGGTCCCACCCCCGCGCCCGTCCGATTGGGTCTTCCCGGGGGTGTGTGGGAGGGGCGGGGCGCACTCGGGGGACGCCGCGGGAGATGGTACAGTCCACCCTTCGGGctgcccgccgccccccccccttCCGCGGTTCAAGTTTCTGCGGCCGGAGGACGCGGCCTCCGCCAATCCCAGGGCTACAGGGCGCTTTTAAAATGCAGGTACGgctgcggggcgggggggtgaCGGTGGGAGAGGTAGGGCAGGGCTTCCCTTAAAGGAGACGCGTGGAAAAGGGCGCCCAGCCCCTTCCTGGGCCCGCGCGCCCCGCCCGCCGTCCCCCGCCCCGAATAAACAAATCCCCACGGTCGGAAGGACGGCTCCCCTTCTCCCGGCCGAGGGCACCAGAGGCCAGCTTAGTCTGAGATACGGCGGACAATAGGACTCAGGCCCGGGGGGTCGCTCTCCCCGGCGGAGAGCGGCTCTTTGTCCGCTCCCGGCCCCCGGCTCCTCCTCCACCCCGGTCTCCACCGTGGTCCCCAGCCCGGAGCGCGCCGAGGTTGCAGCGTTTTCCACTCAAGCCAGGGGCTGCGGCTCCGGCATCTGCGCCCCAGGAGGGCCAGGGGGCCTCACCCGCCGTCCCGGATCGGGGTCCCGTACCCTCCCTGCCCCGAGAGGGCGAGGGCTTGAGGAACACGCACCGTTCCCCCGCCAACCCGACCGCTCGTCCCGGAATGCGGGAGGGAATCTGTGACTCGCGACGTGGAGAccactggggaggggaggggaaggtcttTCACTGGGGTCTTAACTCGGGGCGGGGGCGTCGATTCCGCGGCAATAAAGATCAAACCCTCCCCACCGACAGCCTCGCCTGGCACCCGGGTCTCCCCCCACTGGCTTGTGCGAATCCATCTCGTTATCCTCGCGTCCCTGAAGTGCATTTACGGCGAGTCTGCTGCCGGGCGGGCGGAGGGGGGCGTCTCTGCCCCCGGGACCCGCGCCCTCGACCGAGAGCGCCACGGCCCGGCGCGCGCGCCCGCTCGGCAGCGGTTGTCCCGGCTTACAGCGACCCAGCCATTCATTGGACAACCGTGTACAGCGCCTCCTCTAAGCCAGGCTTGCTCTGGACCACTAGGGGATTCTCTAGGGGACCGGCGGCCACTGCCCGCTGGGGGGACTTTGCACTCTGCGGGGAGGAGGGGCGAGAAGAAAATCAACAAACTGGAGAACTGTGAGGCTGTAATAAGTGCTGTGCAGGGGATTAAGACCAGCTGCTGTCGCGGAAAGTGATTATCAGTTACTTTAGATCCCGTGGTCAGGGAGGACCTTTGAGGAGGTGCGGTCTAAGCTGCTGTCTGAGTGACGGAGAAGGACAAAGATAAGGGGGAGGGCACTCCAGGTAAAGAGAACAGCTAGTGCAGAGGCCCTAGGGTTGCCCTGTTTGTGGCCTATTCAAGGAAGAGGTGtgagagatgaggtcagagagaccAGATCATCCGTGATTCTAATGCAGCTGGGAAAGCCGTGGGGGGAATTAGCAGGACACAACATGACCCGATTTGCCTTTTAAGAGCTTCAcgctgatggctcagacagtaaagaagctgcctatagtgtaggagacctgggtttgatccctgggtcagaaagatcccctggagaaggaaatggcaaacccactccaacattcttgcctgggaaatcccacagacagcgGAGCCTGTGTGGGCTAGATTCCATGGGGCcgcacagggtcagacaggactgatggactaacactttcttttctttttctggcccATATgtggagaaggggtgggggtgtggggtcgCAGGGTAGTACAGATTCGCCACTCCCTTCCCCCCCCCCATATGTTTAGGAAAGGGTAGTGAGGAAAGGATGAgttgggcggggggtgggggggagcataGCTTCGAGGGTCAAACCCCAGGGTAGCCAAGGGTCCCCAGGCAGGTGAACCAGTCCCTGGGTCCTGTGGGGGGGCCACCCTCCCCACTGGGGCACTGTGCTTCGAGGACCCAGCCCAGGCCATCTAAGTTTGAGTTTGAGGAGAAGAGTTCCAGCTCTCACTTGAGAAGGCTAAAGTCTTTCTTACCCCCAAAGGCCAACCGGAAGTAATAGCTCCCTGGAGGCTGTCCCCAGAACAAAGGCCGGTCAGAGGCGCTCCTGGGAGAGTGAAGggtgagcaccagggaagtcgctgAGATGTTAGCACTGTTTGTggggaccccctccccccaatttGAGCGTGGCTCCAGGTTGTTGCCATAGCATCCAGTCCTCTGATCCTCCAGGGCTGGCAGCTTCAGCTGAACtttccaagagaaaaatgaagcctCTATCTAGAGGGGGTTTACTTGCATCATCTACAAGATGTGGGACCTAGAGTCCCCCTTGCCAAAACTCACGAGAGCGTCCCTCACGTCCCTCTGGTGCAGCAAAGACAAG harbors:
- the CCDC85C gene encoding coiled-coil domain-containing protein 85C isoform X1 — its product is MAKPPAAAAAAASEELSQVPDEELLRWSKEELARRLRRAEGEKVGLMLEHGGLMRDVNRRLQQHLLEIRGLKDVNQRLQDDNQELRELCCFLDDDRQKGRKLAREWQRFGRHAAGAVWHEVARSQQKLRELEARQEALLRENLELKELVLLLDEERAALAGGAGGAGGGGGAGGAGSRSSIDSQASLSGPLPGGAAGAGTRDVGDGSSTSSAGSGGSPDHHHHVPPPLLPPGPPKAPDGKAVATRRSLDDLSAPPPHHRSIPNGLHDPSSAYVRQLETKVKLLEGDKLLVQQAGPGEFRTLRKGFSPYHSESQLSSLPPSYQDSLQNGPACPAPELPSPPSGGYSSTGQKPEAVVHAMKVLEVHENLDRPLQDSCEEDLSEKEKAIVREMCNVVWRKLGDAASSKPSIRQHLSGNQFKGPL
- the CCDC85C gene encoding coiled-coil domain-containing protein 85C isoform X2, whose amino-acid sequence is MAKPPAAAAAAASEELSQVPDEELLRWSKEELARRLRRAEGEKVGLMLEHGGLMRDVNRRLQQHLLEIRGLKDVNQRLQDDNQELRELCCFLDDDRQKGRKLAREWQRFGRHAAGAVWHEVARSQQKLRELEARQEALLRENLELKELVLLLDEERAALAGGAGGAGGGGGAGGAGSRSSIDSQASLSGPLPGGAAGAGTRDVGDGSSTSSAGSGGSPDHHHHVPPPLLPPGPPKAPDGKAVATRRSLDDLSAPPPHHRSIPNGLHDPSSAYVRQLETKVKLLEGDKLLVQAGPGEFRTLRKGFSPYHSESQLSSLPPSYQDSLQNGPACPAPELPSPPSGGYSSTGQKPEAVVHAMKVLEVHENLDRPLQDSCEEDLSEKEKAIVREMCNVVWRKLGDAASSKPSIRQHLSGNQFKGPL